A window from Nycticebus coucang isolate mNycCou1 chromosome X, mNycCou1.pri, whole genome shotgun sequence encodes these proteins:
- the ZFP92 gene encoding zinc finger protein 92 homolog: protein MAAILLTARPKVPVSFEDVSVYFTKSEWKLLDLRQRILYKRVMLENYSHLVSLGFSFSKPHLICQLERGEGPWVADNHRTGATTRLHTGDRIRSHTSISKQTHSQTELPGAAEGGHAARLPLPQGSPARALPQWSNVQGCRQSSLGRQPCTTGAEKRYLCQQCGKSFSRSSNLIKHRVIHSSEKPYACPDCGKLFRRSFALLEHARIHSGEKPFACPECGKAFTRSSNLIKHQVIHSGEKPFACGDCGKLFRRSFALLEHERIHSGERPYACPECGKAFSRSSNLIEHQRTHSGDKPYTCGQCGKAFKGVSQLIHHQRSHSGDKPFSCRECGKAFRGRSGLSQHRHAHSGERPYECSDCGKAFGRRANLFKHQAVHGAGTRNAGRPRGSSRSSTASGGPPQGSNAAQPGPSGS, encoded by the exons ATGGCAGCTATTCTCCTGACAGCAAGACCCAAG GTGCCGGTGTCTTTTGAGGACGTGTCTGTGTACTTCACAAAGTCAGAATGGAAGCTTCTGGACCTCAGACAGAGGATCCTCTACAAGCGGGTGATGCTAGAGAACTATAGCCATTTGGTGTCACTAG GATTTTCCTTCTCCAAGCCTCACCTGATCTGCCAGCTGGAGCGAGGGGAGGGGCCCTGGGTAGCAGACAACCACAGAACAGGAGCGACCACCAGACTGCACACAG GTGACAGGATAAGGAGCCACACATCAATTTCAAAGCAAACACACTCTCAAACAGAACTCCCAGGGGCTGCTGAGGGGGGTCATGCAGCGAGGTTGCCTCTGCCACAGGGTAGTCCTGCCAGAGCCTTGCCACAGTGGAGCAATGTTCAAGGCTGCAGGCAGAGTTCGCTCGGTCGGCAGCCGTGTACGACCGGCGCAGAGAAGCGCTACCTGTGCCAGCAATGCGGGAAGTCCTTCAGCCGCAGCTCCAACCTCATCAAACACCGGGTCATCCATAGCAGCGAGAAGCCCTATGCCTGCCCAGACTGCGGGAAGCTGTTCCGGCGCAGCTTTGCGCTGTTGGAGCACGCACGCATCCACAGCGGGGAGAAGCCATTCGCCTGCCCCGAGTGCGGCAAGGCCTTCACTCGCAGCTCCAACCTCATCAAGCACCAGGTTATCCACAGCGGCGAGAAGCCGTTTGCTTGCGGCGACTGCGGGAAGCTATTCCGGCGCAGCTTCGCACTACTGGAGCACGAGCGCATCCACAGCGGCGAGCGGCCCTACGCGTGCCCGGAGTGTGGCAAGGCCTTCAGCCGCAGCTCCAACCTCATCGAGCACCAGCGCACTCACAGCGGTGACAAGCCCTACACCTGTGGCCAGTGCGGCAAGGCCTTCAAGGGTGTGTCGCAGCTCATCCACCACCAGCGCAGCCACAGTGGCGACAAGCCCTTCTCATGCCGCGAGTGCGGCAAGGCCTTCCGCGGCCGCTCGGGCCTTAGCCAGCACCGCCATGCGCACAGCGGCGAGCGGCCTTACGAGTGCAGCGACTGTGGCAAGGCCTTTGGCCGCCGGGCCAACCTCTTTAAGCACCAGGCTGTGCACGGCGCGGGCACCCGGAATGCCGGCCGGCCCCGGGGCTCCAGCAGGAGCTCTACAGCATCGGGAGGCCCTCCACAGGGAAGCAATGCCGCCCAGCCTGGGCCGAGTGGCAGCTGA